The Medicago truncatula cultivar Jemalong A17 chromosome 7, MtrunA17r5.0-ANR, whole genome shotgun sequence genome includes the window TGTTTTGACGACTTTATTTCACTTGTTTTCTACATATTGATTTGATGCAAGTGTTTTTTGTTAAAGTGAATTTCTTACCGTTTTTGCCGCTCTCCTTTTCCGATGAAACCACTACTCTCCTATTTCGTTTctgttggaaattccgcctttATTGTGGTTTGCCCCTAGTCGCCTAATTGCAGCATTTAGGTTGTCTTCATTGcaacctccaacaccttcattgtgttggctttgagggggtggatttagtcccatgTCGCTTAGACATATGGCCTGTCTAGTGTTTATAAAGCATGGGCATCCCTCGCCTTACAAGtcgattttgtaaggatgagttaggcccaataTGAAATCTAAGATATTCAAACAAACTTGCATTTATGCAATGCCAATAATTTGTATTTGATTGCATAATTTGAATAATGattgttaattaaaaatatttctttaaacTTGTTGATTAATTTGGTATATGACATGCAGATAGAGGTTGGAGGAAGTTAAAAGATGCCTCCTTAtgattgcatgcttctattCAAGCCAAATGTGAAAAAAGAAGCCCTTATCAGTTTAGTTGCGAGGATCGGAAAACATGTGTGTAAAAGAAATGGGGTTGTCACCGAGGTTAAGAGTTTCGGAACGGTTCAGTTGGGATATGGCGTGAAAAAGCGTGATGGCAGATTTTACCAGGTGAGAGTGCCACATTAATTGTTCCTCGTGTTGTAATGCAAGGTTTAttcatttcttttctatttcttttatatattttaggtaaactcatttcctcttttttctgtTCTAATTAAAACCTTAGTGCTTTACTGTTTTCATTATTTGGGTTGTATTGGTAATGGACAGAGCTGtgcttcaaaaaaaatgtgatgCATAGGTCGATGTGAAAATGGTTGTGGTGGTATGTTAAAGAATTTGTAGAGTTGTTTCATACAGCTTTAGGTTTGACATAGATGTTGATTTCTTTGATATCAAAATAGTAGGATTATGGGGGTGTTTTGGAAACAGCTCAGTTAATTGAAACAGTTAAATTAATAGACTATTTGCATATGATATATATGTTGAAAAGCTATGTGTTTTCAATATGTTTCCTGttgtaaaaatttatttttggttgggTAGAATTAAAATGGTGACAAGAAATAAGCTTAGCATAAGCTTTAACTAAACTGTTTTTATAAACTATCTTAAGGACAGAATCAATTTATGGGTATGTAGTATGAAACTCTTCACCTGAAACAAGTAGTTATGTTATGTCATGTTCTTCTGAATCTAAATAAACTCTAAACAAGCTCTTTGGAAATTTCTCTCTGAGTATGACTTTTCCACTCAATGTGgctcaaaaatatgaattcaaaGGACATCTTATTGAAAATTCTCGAAGTGAAGTGCTATCAAATGTGTTCTTTTCCATATGTTGCTGATGAAGTTTCAGCAAACTTGCATATTTTCTTAGTTTGAGATTCTGCTTTTGGTAAAACAGAAGGAGTTATATGTTCTTCTCTAAGTTGAATGGAAATTATGCAATTGCAAAGTAATATGTTGTTTTATTCTGTTTTTAATGAATGTAGGGCCAAATGATGCAAGTAAGCATGATGGCTACTCCCGAAATCAACAAAGAGCTGCATTACCTAAATAAGGAAGATAAACTACTGCGCTGGCTTCTGGTTAAGCAGCGTGACACAAAGTTTGGGCTTGAGTTCATGAGCGATGAAGGTGGATTGGAGCCAAGCAAATTCtctcaaataaataaacttgatgatgaggatgatgatgagaatgaagatgatgaagaatatGAAGTGAACGAAGAAGAAACAAAGTGAACTAAAACCATTCTGCCTCgtattttgtttgtttccaTTAGGAGAGGATAAAACCATTCTGCGTTGTATTCGTAGGTGCCAAACATATGCTTATTGATAGTACTATGCTACATGACAATCAGACATGATTGGTGGCCTTCAAGATGTTGATTAGTAAACTGCATGTTGTCTCTTGATTTAATGTGGTCTTTGAACACTTTTGCACTTGAGTTGATCTGATTCCCCGAGGCATAAGCTGATATCTCAAATGAAAAAGTTGTAAACAGTTTAGACAATTTGAATATCAATATGTACAACgaaatcaaatatttcattcaaatgaacaaaaaatatgaagCCAAGAGATGCTACTAAAGATTTTATTGTGTTAACTCCTGGTTTTAGGGGAAATGAGCCTGTGGATTAGGATTCTATGCATTCTACTCTCTCTTTCTCcaacatgcattttttttattaaaataaatcaagggTCTTAAAATAAAGAAGGCACATACAATATGACTCGTTGATGTGTGACTACACTAACTTCACCAAGTAGTGACCACAATGAATCCtgatttgaaaaattataaagcaTAAAAGTGCTAGGATATTTAGAATAAGGAGCATTATGTGGTGTCTTAGCTAGTTATAGAAGATATATTATTAGGGATAATATTAAGTATGTTAGGGTgcacttattttattatgagtaGGCACAAGTCTATATAAGTATTGTATGTCTTATTATgagaatgaatgaaaaataacaaatttcctTTCTTTTGTCTCTAGTTTTCTCTCTTAATTTTTGGAGTGTGATCCTTACTCGAATTGGGTCGTATCAAAAAGACACAATTATTCATATATTTGTCTATAAATATGAACATTTTAAGCAAATATGACTAAATCTTGTTTAAAGTATGATAGCTTGATCTTCTTTTGTTACTTGAAATGGATAGCTGAATgattaaatttcaaatatatattttatgtgcTTTTTTCGGTTTTCACATAATTATTTTAGCTGAATGATTAGCAAATCATGATCATATTAGAGTGTGGATGTTTCATCGTTCAGAAACGATAAGTTATGTTTTGCTCTTAGCGTGAGAAGGGTGTAGACTTAAAAAGTTTGGAAATTTTATGAATCAATTGTAGTGCAGTCTCTGCTTTGAACAATTTCGATTAAATCATTATTAATCAAGAAATTAATGATAAGGAAGATTTTCATAAGTATCATTGGGTTAGTTTAAAACttctttagttttttattaactttaagcAGTGTGTTCAAAATTATTAGCAGCAGGAGTTGATAAGACTACGTTTTTGTTTTGTAATATTGTTTCATGCAATTTGGTGTaaaggtggcatttagggtgggtgagAGAAAGAGTTT containing:
- the LOC25499355 gene encoding uncharacterized protein, with product MPPYDCMLLFKPNVKKEALISLVARIGKHVCKRNGVVTEVKSFGTVQLGYGVKKRDGRFYQGQMMQVSMMATPEINKELHYLNKEDKLLRWLLVKQRDTKFGLEFMSDEGGLEPSKFSQINKLDDEDDDENEDDEEYEVNEEETK